The nucleotide window ATGCGGTTCAGGAGTTCGGCAGTCTTCGCGCGCTCGCTGACGCTCATGCCGGCGACGGGCTCGTCGAGCATCAGCAGTTCCGGATCCTGGATCAGCAGCATGCCGATCTCGAGCCATTGCTTCTGGCCGTGGCTGAGCTGGTCGGCATAGGTATCGAGACGATCCTTCAGGAAGATCATCTCGGCGACCTCCTCGACGCGCTGCTTCACGGCATCATCGCGCTGGAAGGCGAGCGATCCGAACACGGTGCGGCCGCGCGGATAGGAAATCTCCAGGTTCTCGAACACGGTCAGGTCTTCGAACACCGACGGCGTCTGGAACTTGCGCCCGACGCCGGTCTGCACGATCTGGTTCTCCTTCAGCTTCGTCAGCTCCTTGCCGCGAAACTGGATCGAGCCTGAGGTCGCCTTGGTCTTTCCGCAGATCAGGTCCAGCACCGTGGTCTTGCCAGCGCCGTTGGGACCGATGATGACGCGGATCTCGTTCTCCTCGACATAGAAGGAGAGATTGTTCACGGCCTTGAATCCGTCGAATGACACCGTGAGCGCCTCGACTGCGAGCAGGAAGGGTTTGGGCTGGTGACCGATGAGCATGATCTATTTCCTCATTCCGCCAGTGGGGCATCGGCGACCGAGATGACCGATCAGCATGATGGTTTCCTCACTCCGCCGGCGCGCCGTCGGCGACGGAATTGTCGGCCCACCCACCCGACTTTGATTTGCGCGATGCCAGCAGCCGGTCGATGCGCGGCTGAACGTAATCAGCCCAGATTCCAGAGAGGCCGTTCGGGAACGCCAGCACGACCGCGATGAACAGCGCGCCGAGGCCAAACAGCCAGAGCTGCGGGAAAGATTCCGAAAGGCCGGTCTTGGCGAAATTGACCAGCAGCGAGCCCCACACGGCGCCGAAGATCGACATCCGTCCGCCGACCGCGGTGTAGATCACCATCTCGATCGACGGCACAATGCCGACAAAGGACGGCGACATGAAGCCGACATTGAGCGCGAACATGGCGCCACCGATCGCGGCGAAGATCGCAGCCATGCAGAAGGCGAAGATCTTGAAGTTGGCGACGCTGTAACCGGAGAAGCGGACGCGGTCTTCCTGTTCGCGCATCGCCACCAGTATGCGGCCGAGCTTGGTCAGGCGTATGAACTGCGCGATGCCGATGCAGGCGAACAGCAACACCACCTCAACGAAGTACAGGACGATCTTGGCATGGTCCGGCCGGATGTCCCAACCCTTGAGGGTGCGCAGGTCGGTCATTCCGTTGATGCCGCCGGTGTAGCCCTGCTGTCCCACGATCAGGATGGTCAGGATGGCAGCGACGGCCTGGGTGATGATCGCGAAATAGGTACCGCCAACGCGGCGCTTGAACATCGCCGTGCCGATGATCAGCGCGAACAGGCCGGGCACCAGGATAATTGCGGCGATGGTAAAGGTGAGACTGTGGAACGGCTGCCAGAATAGCGGCAGCGAGGTGATCTGATTCCAATCCATGAAATCCGGAATGCCGGGCGTGGACTGGATCTTGGTGTTCTCGACGCTGGAGGCTTCCAGCTTGAGGAACATCGCCATACAGTAGCCGCCGAGGCCGAAGAACACGCCCTGCCCCAGGCTCAGGATGCCGCCATATCCCCAGCACAGCACGAGGCCGATCGCGACAAAGGCGTAGGTCAGATATTTCGCGACTAGGTTGAGGCGGAACACATCCAACGACAGCGGCAGGATCACGAACAGGATGGCGGCCAGCGCAATGAAGCCGATGAGCTCGGATCGATTGAAGAAGCGTGAGGTGATGATCATGACCGTGCCTGCTTTCGTTATTTGCGGACCTTGAGGGCGAACAGGCCCTGCGGCCGCAGCATCAGAATTCCGACGACGGCGAGCAGCGTGAGCACCTTGGCCATCGACCCCGACATGAAGAATTCGAGCGTCGATTGCGTCTGGGAGATCGAGAACGCCGATGCGATCGTGCCGAGCAGGCTCGCCGCGCCACCGAATACGACCACGAGGAAGGTGTCGACGATGTAGAGCTGGCCCGACGTCGGTCCGGTCGAGCCGATCATGGTGAACGCGCTTCCGGCGACGCCGGCGATGCCGCAGCCGAGTCCGAAGGTGTAGCGGTCGACCTTCTCGGTATTGATGCCGACGGCGCCGGCCATGATACGGTTCTGAACGACGGCGCGGACCTGGCGGCCCCAGCGCGACTTGTACAGGACATAGGCGACCATAACGGTGATCAGCACGGTCAGACACATCACGAAAACGCCGTTGATCGGGACCTCGATGCTGTCAGTGACCTTGAGCGAGCCCAGCATCCATTGCGGCAGTTCGACGCCGACTTCGCGGGCGCCGAATACCGAACGATAGGTCTGCTGGAGAATGAGGCTGAGACCCCAGGTGGCGAGCAGCGTGTCGAGCGGGCGCTTGTAGAGATGGCGGATCAGCGCCCACTCCACCAGCATCCCGAGCGCGCCGGAGGCGAAGAAGGCCAGAATCATCGCGAGGAAGAAATAACCGCTGAACAGGCCTGGCAGATAGGACTGGAAAACATTCGAGGTCATCCAGGTGACGTAGGCGCCCAGGATCATGAACTCGCCATGCGCCATGTTGATGACGCCCATCTGGCCGAAGATGATCGCAAGCCCGAGCGCCATCAGTACGTAAACGGAGAACAGGATCAGGCCCGCAAAACCCTGCATGACGAAGATGGAGCCCAGATCGCCAATCGAGTAGTCGCCGAACATCTGATATCTCCGTGGGATGAAGGGTCCCGCGCCGCGAGAGAATTCGCGACGCGGGGTCGTCAAGCGCGGATTGACGGTCCACGCCAGGGAGCTGTTGCTCGGGAAAGGTTGCGGAAGTCCGCCCCGCTTACTGGTAGCCCTTCGGGAACGGATCGGGCTCGATCAGGTCAGCGGTCTCGAAGATCAACTCGAACTGACCATCGAGCTTGGCGCGCCCGACCCGGGTTTTCGACCAGAGGTGATGGTTTTCGTGGATGCGCACGTAACCTTCGGGCGCGCCCTTGAATTCGACGCCGGTCGAGGCGACCGCGATCTTGTCGACGTCGAAACTTCCGGCCTTCTCGACGGTCAACTTCCACAGCCACGGGCCGAGATAGGCTGCCTGCGTCACGTCGCCGATCACGGTCTTCTCGCCCCACATCTTCTTGAAGGCGGGAACGAACGTCTTGTTGTTGGCATTGTCGAGCGACTGGAAGTATTTCATACAGGCATAGGCGCCCGCGATGTTCTCGCCGCCGATGCCGTCGATTTCGTCCTCGGTCACCGAGATCGTGAGCAACGCCTGCTTCGACAGATCGACGCCGGCCGCCTTGAGCTGCTTGTAGAAGGCGACGTTGGAGCCGCCGACCACGTCGGTGAAGATGACGTCGGGCTTGGTCAGCTTGATCTTGTTGATCACCGAATTGAACTGGGTGCTGCCGAGCGCGTAATATTCCTCGCCGACGACCTTGCCCTTCAAGACGTTCTCGACGTGCTTGCGCGCGATCTTGTTCGAGGTGCGCGGCCAGATGTAGTCGGAGCCGATGAAGAAGAACGATTTGGCGCCCTTCTCCTTGGCGATCCAGTTCAGGCCGGCGAGGATCTGCTGGGTTGCTTCCTGGCCGGTATAGATGACGTTCTTGGACTGCTCGAGACCTTCGTAGAAGGTCGGATAATAGAGCATGCCGTTGTACTGCTCCATGACCGGCAGCACTGCCTTACGCGAGGCCGAGGTCCAGCAGCCCATGATCGCCGCGACCTTGTCGTTGACGAGCAGCTTCTTGGCCTTTTCCGCAAAGGTCGGCCAATCGCTGGCGCCGTCTTCCTGAATGAACTTGATCTTGCGCCCGAGCACGCCGCCGGCGGCATTGATCTGTTCGATCGCGAGCTTTTCGGCCTGGATCGAGCCGGTCTCCGAGATCGCCATCGTGCCGGTGGCCGAGTGCAGAATGCCGACAGTGACCTCCGTATCGGTAACCGCGAGCCCCGTGGTGTTGACGGTGGCGGTTGCGGGACCGGCCCCGAATGAGGGCCGAGGAAGGATCGACACGAGCGGCAGCGCCGCCGCGCCCATCAGCAGTTTGCGGCGAAGCGGAGACTGCAGGCCCTTGTTTGGTTCGTCTGACATGAGCACTCCATTTTTGTTTCGAGAACGCTTATTGGTCAGGCGAGGATTGCCCAGAATTGTGCACCGCACAGATACGTGGGATTGCGTATATTGCACCGCAAAATAGCGACGTAGATTTTGGTACGGAGTTTGCTGGGCCAAGCGGGTCAGTCGAACTGGGCAGGAGCAGCAAGTGGCAGGGCGGCAGCGGATAGACCGCGTCAGGCGCCAATATAACCAATGGGTTGCCAACCAGACGCTGGAAGACTACGCGCTGCGCTTCACCGCCAAGAGCGCGCGGCGGTGGTCTGCCGCCCGCGTTGCCAATACTGCGCTCGGCGCGATCTCTTTTCTGGCCCTGGAAGCGATCGGCGGCACCATTACGCTTAATTACGGCGCGGCCAACGCCACATCAGCCATTCTTGTCGTCAGCGTCATCATCTTCTTGTGTGGCCTGCCGATTGCCTATCATGCCGCCAAATGCGGCATCGATATCGATCTGCTGACCCGCGGCGCCGG belongs to Bradyrhizobium icense and includes:
- the urtD gene encoding urea ABC transporter ATP-binding protein UrtD, giving the protein MLIGHQPKPFLLAVEALTVSFDGFKAVNNLSFYVEENEIRVIIGPNGAGKTTVLDLICGKTKATSGSIQFRGKELTKLKENQIVQTGVGRKFQTPSVFEDLTVFENLEISYPRGRTVFGSLAFQRDDAVKQRVEEVAEMIFLKDRLDTYADQLSHGQKQWLEIGMLLIQDPELLMLDEPVAGMSVSERAKTAELLNRIIKDRSVLVIEHDMKFVEDIAHKVTVLHQGQILSEGTMEKVKNDPKVIEVYLGH
- the urtC gene encoding urea ABC transporter permease subunit UrtC yields the protein MIITSRFFNRSELIGFIALAAILFVILPLSLDVFRLNLVAKYLTYAFVAIGLVLCWGYGGILSLGQGVFFGLGGYCMAMFLKLEASSVENTKIQSTPGIPDFMDWNQITSLPLFWQPFHSLTFTIAAIILVPGLFALIIGTAMFKRRVGGTYFAIITQAVAAILTILIVGQQGYTGGINGMTDLRTLKGWDIRPDHAKIVLYFVEVVLLFACIGIAQFIRLTKLGRILVAMREQEDRVRFSGYSVANFKIFAFCMAAIFAAIGGAMFALNVGFMSPSFVGIVPSIEMVIYTAVGGRMSIFGAVWGSLLVNFAKTGLSESFPQLWLFGLGALFIAVVLAFPNGLSGIWADYVQPRIDRLLASRKSKSGGWADNSVADGAPAE
- the urtB gene encoding urea ABC transporter permease subunit UrtB, which codes for MFGDYSIGDLGSIFVMQGFAGLILFSVYVLMALGLAIIFGQMGVINMAHGEFMILGAYVTWMTSNVFQSYLPGLFSGYFFLAMILAFFASGALGMLVEWALIRHLYKRPLDTLLATWGLSLILQQTYRSVFGAREVGVELPQWMLGSLKVTDSIEVPINGVFVMCLTVLITVMVAYVLYKSRWGRQVRAVVQNRIMAGAVGINTEKVDRYTFGLGCGIAGVAGSAFTMIGSTGPTSGQLYIVDTFLVVVFGGAASLLGTIASAFSISQTQSTLEFFMSGSMAKVLTLLAVVGILMLRPQGLFALKVRK
- the urtA gene encoding urea ABC transporter substrate-binding protein — translated: MSDEPNKGLQSPLRRKLLMGAAALPLVSILPRPSFGAGPATATVNTTGLAVTDTEVTVGILHSATGTMAISETGSIQAEKLAIEQINAAGGVLGRKIKFIQEDGASDWPTFAEKAKKLLVNDKVAAIMGCWTSASRKAVLPVMEQYNGMLYYPTFYEGLEQSKNVIYTGQEATQQILAGLNWIAKEKGAKSFFFIGSDYIWPRTSNKIARKHVENVLKGKVVGEEYYALGSTQFNSVINKIKLTKPDVIFTDVVGGSNVAFYKQLKAAGVDLSKQALLTISVTEDEIDGIGGENIAGAYACMKYFQSLDNANNKTFVPAFKKMWGEKTVIGDVTQAAYLGPWLWKLTVEKAGSFDVDKIAVASTGVEFKGAPEGYVRIHENHHLWSKTRVGRAKLDGQFELIFETADLIEPDPFPKGYQ